Within the Gloeobacter kilaueensis JS1 genome, the region GCGGCGCGTTGAGGACGACGAGCCGATCGAGGGCGTCCGGATAGCGGTAGGCAAATTCCCAGGCGATGAGCCCGCCCCAGTCATGGCCGACGACGTGGGCTTTGCTGTAACCAAAAGCGGCGATCAGCGCGCGGATGTCCGCTGAGAGGGTGGCAAGGTCGTAGCCCCCGGCGGGCTTGTCGCTCAGGTTGTAGCCGCGCAGATCGGGGGCGACGACCCAAAAGTGCTCCGCCAGCACCGGTATCTGGTAGCGCCAGGCGTACCAGAACTCCGGAAAACCGTGCAGCAGCAACACCAGCGGCGCACCGGGCAGTCCCTGCTGGACGCAGTGAAAGCGGATGCCGTTCGCCTCGACGTGCGTTTGCTCCATGGGCTAGATCACAGCGCCGTCTGGAATCTGCGAGTCCTTGGGCACGATCACGATGCCGTTGCGGATGTAATAGCCGCGCTCGGGGTAGTCCGCTTCCTGGGGCCGCTCCTTGTTGAGGATCTGCACATCGGTGCCGATGCGGGCGTTCTTGTCGATGATCGCCTTTTGAATGACGCTGCGCTCGCCGATGCCCACCGGCGGCAGACCACGGGTGAGGGCTTCGGAGCGCTGAGCATCCGATTCGTAATAGTCGGCCCCCATCACCAGCGAATCTTCGATGCGCACGCCCGCGTCGATGTAGGAGCGCAGGCCAAGAACAGAATGAAAGATCCGCGCCTGCCGGATAATGCAGCCCTCGGCGATGATCGACTGGGCCACCTCGCAGTCGGTGAGGTGGCTGGGGGGCAGATAGCGCGGTCGGGTGTAGACCGGGGCGGTGGGCGAATAAAAATCAAAGGAAGGAGCGTCGGAGGTAAGAGCGAGATTGGCGTCGTAGAAGGCTCCGATCGTTCCGATGTCCTCCCAGTAGTCGTCGAACAGGTACGCCTGAACGTTGTAATCCTGCAGGGCAGCGGGCAGAATTTCTTTGCCGAAATCGGTGTGGTGGGGCGCTTCGCGCAGCAATTTGAGCATGACATCGTGGCGGAAGACGTAGATGCCCATCGAGGCGATGTAGGGGCGACGCCGCGCCTCGACCTCAGACAGGCCGAGGGCCGTCGTATCGACGCGCATCCGCTCCAGTTCTGCGCCCTTTGGTTTTTCGGTAAATTGAATCACCCGGCCTGCCGGGTCGATCTTGACCAGGCCAAAGTCGCTGGCGCGCTCGTGATCGCAGGGCAACACGGCGATGGTGACGTCGGCGCTGGTCTCGCGGTGGCGCTGGACGAACAGGCTGTAATCCATCCGGTAGAGGTGATCGCCTGAAAGAATCAGATACTCGCTGGCTCTGGAAGACTCCAGCAACCAGAGGTACTGGCGCACCGCGTCGGCGGTGCCCTGAAACCAGTCGGGACTCTCGTCGGTCTGCTGGGCCGCCAGGATCTCACAAAAACCGTCGCTGAAACTCGAAAACTGGTAGGTACGGGCGATATGGCGGTTGAGGGAGGCGGAGTTGAACTGGGTAAGAATATAGATCTTCTGGATATTCGAGTTGATGCAGTTGCTGACTGGAATATCGATGAGTCGGTACTTGCCGCCGATGGGCACCGCCGGTTTGGCCCGTCTTTTGGTGAGTGGATAGAGCCGTGTGCCCCGGCCCCCTCCCAAGATCACCGCGATCACCTGATTCATAACCACCTCCCTGCCGCATCACCTCCTACAGTAAACCGCAGGAAGGGTCTTCTTCCTAACAAACTTATCCGCGTCCCCCGCCAAGGACGAGCCAGAGGGCCAGAGCCGCCGCCGGAGCGAGAATGACTGCTGCCAGCGGCAGCGGCAGCGGTTGCCGGATCGCAAGGGGCAGGACATACTTGACCAGAATGGAGAGGAAGGCCGCAAGCACGAACATTCCCCCGACCAGACGCCACTCCTGCACCCGTACCTCCCGTTTTCTAGCAAGATTATGGCAAGCAAAAATCGCAAATTTCTTTTATTTGGTATAGCCTTCTTTGGCGCGGTCGGCTTTGTCGGCCCTCTGCTCTTTACCCTGTTCTCGATCTTTACGGGTGTGGAGAAGGCACCGGCACCGCGCACCCCGACCGCCGAGAACCAGGCGGACCCGGCCCGCACCCGCCAGGAAATCGCAGGCTACGAAAAAATTCTGCAGCGCGAACCCAATAACGTGACCGCCCTCAGCAGCCTCGCCACACTCTACCTGCAGCAATTTCAATTTGACAGGGCGATCCCCCTCGTCGCACGGCTGGCGGACCAGCAGCCGGACAATCCGCGCATCCGCCTGCAACTGGCTGAACTGTATCAAGTAAGCGGCAAACCCGCCCAGGCCCAGGCCCAGTACCTCAAGGCGATCCCGGTCTACGAAAAACTCGCCTCCCAGCAGCCGGACAACCTCTCCGAGCGGCTGCAGCTGGCCCAGATCTACCAACTGGCGGGGCAACCCGACAAAGCCGAAAAAGCTTACGACCAGGTGCTCGCCAAAGACAAAAAGCGCTTCGAGGCGCTGATCGGCAAGGGTGATCTGCGCCTCAAGGCCGGCAACAAGACCGCTGCCCAGGCACTTTACAGTCAGGCCGAACAGGCAGCCCCCGCCGAAGAAAAGCCCCGCGTCCAGGAATACGTCAAAAGTCGGCTCAACCCGCCCAAACCGCCGGTTGCGCCAAAACCGCAGCCAAAATAAGGCTTCTGACCTATTTGTGGAGAAACTCGTGACGATGAAGCGGCGATTTTCTCGACGGGAGTGTTGGGGGATTACTCCAAAAATTTACTTTGCAGGCTTTCTTTATGTGGGCAGACGGGCAGAGGGTAAGCCGGTGTCAGTACCTCAAGACGCAAGAGTACCTGTAGCAGGTTCACTGCTGCCGGGAGAAAAATCCGCATCAGGTTCGGTGCAGAGGGAATCAAAACGGCTGACATTCCTGGCGTCTCAGAAGCACCTTTTTATCGAGTTACAGAATCGAGGTGGGGTTCAGTACTACCGTTGCGTCCTGCCCGCAAGCCGGGAATTGTCCGCTTTTTTATCGAAGCGCCGACAAAAAAGCAATCTGCAAGACTACCAGAACTACCAACACGAATTGTTCCCCATCTTGGCGAGAATTGTCGAGCGTAGCCCGGTCGCCAGAAGACGCGAAATCGCGGAGATGTTGCGGGCTGTGCAGTGAGATCAAGGTTCGGTGCGGAGCTGGGCGGAAGCAGGCGTGCCCTCCGTTTCTAAATCAGGCTCAACAAAAAAGGCGTGGTGGAAAAATCCTGCCAGGGCCGCTCCAACGATCGGAGCAAGCCAGAACAGCCACAATTCAGCCAGCGCCCAACCGCCTACAAACAGAGCCGGGCCAGTACTGCGGGCCGGATTGACCGAAGTGTTGGTGACAGGAATGCTGATCAGGTGAATCAACGTCAGGCTCAAACCGATGGCGATCGGAGCAAATCCCTTGGGCGCACGACGGTCAGTCGAACCCAGGATGATCAGCAAAAACATGAAGGTCATCACCACTTCACAGACAAGGCAGGCGAGCAGCGAATAACCGCCCGGCGAATGGACGCCGTAGCCGTTGGAGGCGAAACCACCACTCAGGCTGAAACCGGGCTTGCCGCTCGCGATCAAGTAGAGGACACTGGCTCCGGCAATCCCACCTGCTACCTGGGCAGCGATGTATGGCAGCAATTCGTTGGCTGGAAAGCGCCTGGCCGCCCAAAGACCGATCGAAACCGCTGGATTGATATGACAGCCGGAGATGTGGCCAATCGCAAAAGCCATCGTCAAAAGCGTCAGGCCAAAGGCCAGCGCCACCCCGACAAAGCCTATCCCCAGATTTGGAAAGGCAGCAGCCAGAACGGCAGCACCACAACCTCCAAGGACCAACCAGAAAGTGCCGACAAACTCAGCTACAGAACGTTTTACAAGCGACATATGACATCCCGCTATGAATAGTTCGGCAGTAGCATCCTAGTCCTGGATAGAAAAACCGATCGATTGTGTACAACAAATTTTTACGTAACAGGATGGTGATCACAAGCTTTAACCTGCCGGAAGTTGGCTGGGCAAATGCAAGCCAGGCCAACTTTATATGCGACTGCACAAATCGCAACGGGTTGCTGTCAAGAGGCAATTTCC harbors:
- the aqpZ gene encoding aquaporin Z, which codes for MSLVKRSVAEFVGTFWLVLGGCGAAVLAAAFPNLGIGFVGVALAFGLTLLTMAFAIGHISGCHINPAVSIGLWAARRFPANELLPYIAAQVAGGIAGASVLYLIASGKPGFSLSGGFASNGYGVHSPGGYSLLACLVCEVVMTFMFLLIILGSTDRRAPKGFAPIAIGLSLTLIHLISIPVTNTSVNPARSTGPALFVGGWALAELWLFWLAPIVGAALAGFFHHAFFVEPDLETEGTPASAQLRTEP
- a CDS encoding glucose-1-phosphate adenylyltransferase, with amino-acid sequence MNQVIAVILGGGRGTRLYPLTKRRAKPAVPIGGKYRLIDIPVSNCINSNIQKIYILTQFNSASLNRHIARTYQFSSFSDGFCEILAAQQTDESPDWFQGTADAVRQYLWLLESSRASEYLILSGDHLYRMDYSLFVQRHRETSADVTIAVLPCDHERASDFGLVKIDPAGRVIQFTEKPKGAELERMRVDTTALGLSEVEARRRPYIASMGIYVFRHDVMLKLLREAPHHTDFGKEILPAALQDYNVQAYLFDDYWEDIGTIGAFYDANLALTSDAPSFDFYSPTAPVYTRPRYLPPSHLTDCEVAQSIIAEGCIIRQARIFHSVLGLRSYIDAGVRIEDSLVMGADYYESDAQRSEALTRGLPPVGIGERSVIQKAIIDKNARIGTDVQILNKERPQEADYPERGYYIRNGIVIVPKDSQIPDGAVI
- a CDS encoding tetratricopeptide repeat protein is translated as MASKNRKFLLFGIAFFGAVGFVGPLLFTLFSIFTGVEKAPAPRTPTAENQADPARTRQEIAGYEKILQREPNNVTALSSLATLYLQQFQFDRAIPLVARLADQQPDNPRIRLQLAELYQVSGKPAQAQAQYLKAIPVYEKLASQQPDNLSERLQLAQIYQLAGQPDKAEKAYDQVLAKDKKRFEALIGKGDLRLKAGNKTAAQALYSQAEQAAPAEEKPRVQEYVKSRLNPPKPPVAPKPQPK